A DNA window from Budorcas taxicolor isolate Tak-1 chromosome 14, Takin1.1, whole genome shotgun sequence contains the following coding sequences:
- the CRH gene encoding corticoliberin, with protein sequence MRLPLLVSVGVLLVALLPSPPCRALLSRGPIPGARQASQHPQPLSFFQPPPQPQKPQALPTLLRVGEEYFLRLGNLDETRAAPLSPAASPLASRSSSRLSPDKVAANFFRALLQPRRPLDSPAGPAERGTENALGSRQEAPAARKRRSQEPPISLDLTFHLLREVLEMTKADQLAQQAHSNRKLLDIAGK encoded by the coding sequence ATGCGACTGCCGCTGCTCGTGTCCGTGGGCGTCCTGCTGGTGGCTCTGCTGCCCTCCCCGCCATGCAGGGCCCTCCTCAGCCGGGGGCCCATCCCGGGTGCCCGGCAGGCATCGcagcacccccagcccctgagTTTCTTCCAGCCGCCGCCGCAGCCCCAGAAACCCCAGGCTCTGCCCACCCTACTCCGCGTTGGGGAGGAATACTTCCTCCGCCTGGGTAACCTCGATGAGACCCGGGCTGCTCCCCTCTCTCCCGCCGCCTCGCCTCTCgccagcagaagcagcagtcGCCTTTCTCCGGACAAGGTAGCCGCCAACTTTTTCCGAGCGCTGCTGCAGCCCCGGCGCCCACTCGACAGCCCAGCGGGTCCCGCGGAACGCGGCACGGAGAACGCCCTCGGCAGCCGCCAGGAGGCGCCAGCCGCCAGGAAGAGGCGATCCCAGGAACCTCCCATTTCCCTGGATCTCACCTTCCACCTCCTCCGAGAAGTCTTGGAAATGACCAAGGCCGATCAGTTAGCGCAGCAAGCTCATAGCAATAGGAAACTGTTGGACATTGCTGGGAAATGA